The Nycticebus coucang isolate mNycCou1 chromosome 17, mNycCou1.pri, whole genome shotgun sequence nucleotide sequence ATTTGagttcacaaaatatttttattatatgtaagaAAGCATACAgccaataaaattaagaaaacattcacAATACATAAATAGCACAGACCTGATGCAGGAGATACTtttcaggagatttttttttttcctttttactgatTCCATTTGACTGTTAAGTAAGTTGCTTATcaagaagaatattttgtaaacatttcaaAGAAACTCTTGAAATGCCTCACTCTGAGTTAGCGTCTTGCAAAGGAGGCTTTCCGTACTTTTTACAATCTGGGCAGTGACACAGAAACGTGATTCCAAAGCACAAGGAAGGAAGAGCATTTGTCAAAAGAGGTGCTGATGGCCTAACACACCCAAAGAGAAGGGTTCTCCTGTTTCTTCCACCAACAGAAGTGTCTTACTCAAGGACACTACTGAGGCACTATGAGTTAAGTAACATACATTAACACtgcaagactttttaaaaaaaaaatcagttctaaGTTCAGATTAAAGCACTGCAAAAAGTAGCCCCACTGAGTGGCCTGTTTTGACCTGGTAAGATGGAGATGCAGGGTTTAAACTCTGTCCATCCGTGGGGTTACTACAATCCACATCTCTATTTAGGAAAGCCATTTGTTTGGTTCAGAAAAGCTATCTGACACGAGAAATGAGAAAAGACGGTGAGCcagttattttacataaatacaaAGTGCTTTCTGTTACCAAGTAAGATCATAAATTTAAAGTCAAACTCTTTTTAGCTGGCTTTTATTTAAGATATTTACAGAATGGCAAATTCCCCTGGGAAAGCCtttgccatttaaaaatttttgaacacCAGGGTCACtaacctttttaaaatgtttcaaaacctttttaggaaaaagaaaaaacaagcattTGCAGCATTCATTGGCTCTCACCTTGTATTTATTTGTGTCAGCGAATTTTAAGGAATCAGTCTTTGCTATGTTTCTAGAAGTTATACGTGAGCATTTGTTAGAATTTCACAGAGTCTGTGTGTTTGTTTCATTGGCTTATAAAGTGCTAGTTTAAAGGGCAAAAATGTGGTTGTAAGATCTCAGGTAACTTGTTAGTTTATCTtattaaatatgataaatatatatttattataataaattataaatatccatatgatacaataaataaataaaaccaatatcATCAAAGCATCTTACAAGTctgaaaaaaaatcccattccTACTATAAGCctcaattattttttagaaataatttatgaaggCATGCACCTACCTTTACAATCTGAAAACTTTTCTTGGAACACTGTTAGCACCTGTTTGTATACAGCAAACTCAACccttctgatttctttcctggaaaaggtttgatttttcaaGTGAAGCTGTTCATTGCTGATTCTTTGccctattttttaaatcttaagataaaaataaatttctaaaaacaatttGGGAGCCAAAGACATGTCCCTTGTAGCTCCCCACGTTTGCAGTGTCCCTGTTTGCTTGACTATGAACAACACAGAAAATACACTagaatgtatttgaaaatatagtTTGTTATGTGTTGAAAAGCAGCAGAAGGCTCTCCTGGCGCCCCAGAGTCTCACCAAACCTTAATTTCTTAACAGCAAGCCCCAAAGTTCCTGTTGCTTTGGGGATGAGCATGTGTGGTGGGGTTCATCTAGAAGCTCAGGTTGGGTGCTGTCCGTTTTGTGTGATGGGTTGGATTTTCTCTAAAGAGACGTCAGTGTCATAGTCCAATATGACTGACAGGGCTGGGGACAGCTTCTCCAAGGGTTTGGCTATTCCGCCTGCCTCCTCCTTTTTCAGGTCCTCAGAGGAGCCCACAGCATGTGGGATCAGGTAAACCAGATTGCACTCCTTGGAGATGGAGCCTCGTGGCTCGTGATGGCTGGAAAACACCACAGCCCCATTGTTATTGATGCTAACTGTCTCTATGGCATTATTCGTCGTAGGGCAAAGTCTGTAGCATCCTAAGAGGGTTGAAAATGCCTTCCGAAAATCAGCATTGAAAGCATAAATGATGGGGTTCAAGGAGGAATTAGCCCACCCAAACCACACAAACACATCAAAGGTGATGGAATCGATGCAGAAAGGCTGGGTCTCCCCAGACCCACAGAAGGGCAGAATGCAGTTCAAGATGAAGAAGGGCAGCCAGCAGCATACAAACACCCCCATGATCACCGACAGAGTCTTCAGAACTTTAGTCTCTCTCTTGAAGGACATCTTAAAAGAGCTTTCAGGTTGAGAACATTCGACAGGTTTTCCATTACCTGTGGTGGTCTGGCAATTCTTGGCATGGACCGCTGCCCTCTCCAAGGCAGAGATGCGCCGTATTTGTTTCTGGGCAATCCTGTAGATCCTGGTGTAGGTGACAAGCATGATGGCCACAGGGATGTAAAAGCTTATTACGGAGGACGAAATGGCATATGTCCTGCTCAGGCTAGAATCACAGTTGTCTATGGTCTCATCCAGGGATGTGGCATTCCCATCAGAAAGGCTGGTGGGTTTTGCCTTGTGCCAGCTAAGCTGCACTGGGATGAAAGAGATAAGGACAGACAAGGTCCAAGCCACGCTGATCAGGATGAAGGCTGCCTTAGGGGTCATCTTCCTCTCATAACGGAAGGGGCTGGAGATAGCCCAGTACCTGTCCATGCTGATCACACAGAGGTTGAGGATGGATGCCGTGGAGCACATGATGTCAAAGGCCACCCAGATGTTACAGAAGGACCCAAATGGCCAGAAGCCAGCAATCTCAGCCACTGCTTTCCAGGGCATGACCAAGACAGCCACTAAGAGATCCGACACAGCCAAGGAGATAACAAAGAAGTTAGTCACCTTGGAACGCAGGTGTCGGAACCTAATAACAGCAGCACAGACCAGTGTGTTCCCCAGGAGAGTGGACAGGATGAGCAGGGACAAAAAACAGGCAGTGAGGATGCGGAAAGAGAAGTCCCTCTTCACCACCAGCCCAGCCCGGTCCATGGTGGAGGTGTTCAGAGTCCTCATCTTCCAGGGCTCTGACACTCCTCAAGTTCAAAGCAGGGATTAGGGGTCAGTCAGACTGACAGGAGTCCTCCCTCACCAGGCAGCCCCTTCACAGCGGGACTGCTCCCCGGGGTGGAGGACCTCACCGACATTCCAGGACCCCGCTGCAGCAACTGCAGCAGGAGCCTCCCGTTGTCAGCTCAAGTTAGTCCTGCATTAGGGAGCTTCTGCTTTCTACAACTGTCTTCTGACTCCTTGCTCCAGGTCACTGTCATGGGCGCCAGCTGGCCCCTACATTCCCCAAAGAAAACATTGGCTTTTTAGCATATTCTAAGCCATCAATCCAAAGACTCCCAGGCCTCTCTGCCTTGCTAGTCAACTGCAATCACATTTCCGGGCAGTTGCTTCTCTGATGGTGACAGGGAATTCTCCCCTTTTGAATCGCAGCTGAAAAGACATGTCTCTCTCCTCCAAGACCCTGGCTCCTCAGCAGCTCTCCAAATTccctaaaaagcaaaaagaaaagcacagggtCGTTCGCGGAGGCTCGAGCAAATCTCATCTTTACTCATGTCAAGCCCAGCCGGGTAATTCTCTGGACAAGCGCGTCTGGGCCACCTACCTTGGCTTGGGGTTGTTGCTCTCACAGCCCCTGGAGGTCGGAATGCGCAGCGGCTCAGTCTGGTTCAGAGAAGCGCTCACAGCAGGAGTTCGGCTCCCGACCGGCAAAAACCTCCCCAGCGCATTTGGGAAAAGGATCCCGGGCCAGTCCCCCAGAGAGGCGGCGCTGCCTGCCTCCTCGAACTGCTAGAGATTGTTCAAAGCGGAGACCCAAGCAAAGGACTCCCGGGCACTTGGGAGAGATCCCTCCCAGGACTAGTCACTTCGGCAGcctctttctttgcttcctttctcCTAGAGCCGAGGGCCTGGGCACCCCATGGGTGGCCTTAGGCCCTAAGGACAGAGCCCGGCTCCTCTCGACTGCACCGTCCGCTACCTCTCGGGAGCCTGCGGGAACGCGAGGCAGAGAGGAGCTGGCACAGGCGGGCGCACCGGCCCGCACGGTTCCCGGGGGCACGGCCCACCCCGCCGCgtttcccctcccctgccccggGGGCGGGCCTCGCTTGACAGGTAGAGTTGCCCCGGAGACACCCGCACGTGGTTCCCCCGATGGTGCTGCGAGCGAAGGGGATGAGGAACTCCCACGTAAGCGCCTGCCCTCCCTGGTTACCTCGCTGACCTGCGGACTCCTGGACAGCACGCGCAGGGCCCACGAGACATAAACCCCGATGGTGGAACCTCAAGTAAGCCTGAGTGGCCTGTAAGCTAAGCTCGGTACTAACATCCAGTGCCTCTTCGCGTaagccccccaccaccaccaccaccccgagCCTGAACCCAAACCCTAAACGAGGGGGGACCCTCCCcactttcacacacacaccaccaacCACTAGAACAGCTGCCCCGCGTCCGACCCGCGCTGTCTCCAAGTAGCTCCCAACTAGGGTGAGACGTGCCCCACGGGCGCCTGTACTCACCGCTCAGCATCTGGCGCTGTGCAGCAGCGCCCCAGGCCAGTATGGGCCGCTGCGCCCCGAGGGCGCTCACTTGGCTCTCTGTCCCGGTGGCGGGCGCGTCTCGGGCTGCGGTCAACCCAGCACTGCAGCCGGTGCCCCTCGACTCTAGAGCGCCCCAGCTCCAGAGCCACGCGCTCCGTGGACCCGGCGCGCCCTCTGCCGGCGGCCACTGCTTCCGGGGCCGGCTGCGCCCTCGCATGTAAGTCGTGCAGGCTCCAGGATCGGCCAGCGCCTTGCGCCCGGCTCACTCTTACCTGTGACTGCCAGAACCTGGGAAAGGGGAGACGGAATCTTCCTTATTCGAGATTCTCTGCTTAAAGTACCCTGAAAAAGTGACACGGGTGAAAAATGCCTTTGGCTGGCGTTGCATCCACTGAGTCAGTATTTCCTCCTGGGTGCCCCCTGCGCGCCAAGCACTGGGGCGAAAGGTAAGTAAGGTGCAAGCCTTACGCTCAGAGAGAACGCGGAGACCTGGAATTTAGCGAGCAGCCTGTGTGTCCCAGACGTACGCCTTATGTCTTTCGCCCCCTGAAAACAAACCTCGCTCACAGGCCGGTTTATCTCCACTTGACGGTGTGGAATATGAAGCTCAAAAAGGTGATGGGACCTGTGCGAAGTCACACGGCCAATGAGAGCGCTGGTCGGCGCCTGACTACGCCCGCGAGTTCTTTTAACTTGCCACGTCCAGCGCTGGAGCCCACAAACAAAATGTAATAATTACCTATGGGGCGAAATTACAGGGAAGAAGAGGCAGGAGGGTTTGGTGGAGAAGACTTCCCCAGTCTCTCGCGGTTGCCCGCGGGTCAGACTTCATAGAAATGGTCCGGAAATGGAGACCTCGCCTGCCCTCCTGTGCCTTAGAAAGGTGGGAAGGGAATAGGCGCAGGGCTCCAAAGTCACAGGGCCTGTTTTCCTGCCCCCATCTTGCCACTGTGGTCTGCGTgtgccctctctcctctctgcgCTTGGTTTTTTCCTTGTAGCAAAACTGTTACAAGTATTAGATGAGACGATGTTTGCGGAGGGATTGGCACCAAACCCCGGACCTACACAGCCCTCCCAAAGCAGAAACATCTCTCCCCACCCCCGGGGTTCATTAAAAAGCCAATAGTCTACTCTGCATAACAATTATTCATCACCACATCAGGAGCAAGAATTTTCTGTGTAGAAACCCTGAACGTAAATAATAATTCCATCTAATTAGAAAGTACAAATTGCACCTTGGTTTTAGATGCAAGGACCATATTACCAACATCGGCTGCCTTGTGGCTGTGCTCACAGCTCTGTCTCCTCCCACTTACTGTCGCACACACTGTCCCACAGACTAATTCTGAGATACAATTTTTGCCAGGCGCATGCCCCAAAGAACCACATTCCTGTAGACCCTTAGGCCATGTTCGATACAACACTTCCAGAACATTTTCCTCAAGGCAAACATTCTCCCAGCTTCTTGactttcctcatctttctttccttcccttttaacaGGGAAATGTTTCTGATTTAAGACAGGGTATGTTTCTGGTTTAAGACAATCTTGAGAGACTCAATATTTTAACTCCTCACCTTCTGCCCTCCCCACCTGCAATTTTCCACTGCAGTTACCCAGAAATAAGGTAGGGGAAATGCAGCATTGACCTTGGAAAGCAGGAAAGGGTGGGGTCCTTTTCTACAGGGTCGGGGGGGATTGCAGTGGAGGAGGTTGGACTCCCTTGGGGTATGAGGAGGAAAATTCATCAGGGGCACAAGAAGAAACCCCAAAAGAACACACTAACCTCCCAGCCCCAGATGGAGGTAGCAGGAACTGGAAGTGAGGATGAGACCAAAATTTTGAGGGTAAAATTTCTTCTAATGATGCCTTTGAAAAGTGCCCCCAATACGTAGAACCAACGTCAATGCCCACTGCTCCAGAAATTAAAACGTCAATGCCCACTGCTCCAGGATGCCACCCAcatcacaacacctgggtatCAGGTGGCATCACACTCAAGGAGACACCGGTTCaacctcaataaatattttgtataaaatttaaatattaaccaAACTTTGTTAAAGGAAATACCATTCATAGCACATTTCCTCATGTCCTCATTTCTCTCAAGCTTAGCagctacaaaaaaacaaaaatgaaacaaacaaaactccccACAAACCTTAACCTTCCATGAAAAATTCCCTAAATTCTTCTCTTTAAATTAGGTCGTATTgacctctgctttttctttcaatTCATTTACCTGTCAGGTTCAAGTTCACATCAACATACAATTCTTTTGTAATAGTTCAGAGGTTTATCTCACCCACAAGTAAATATCCGCCACTTTCAATGTCAGAACGTGGAATCTCCTGGTTATCCATATGCTGTGATTTGAATGTGTCTATCAAAGACTCCTGTCTAAATTGAATTGCCATTGTTATGGCATTTTGAGGTGAGACCTTTGAGAGGTGATTGGACCAGAGAGCTGTGTCCTTGGGAATGGAGTAATGCTGTTATCTTGGGAGTGGGTTAATTATTGTGGAGTAGGGAAAACTCCAAACCTCTAACCAAATGCTAAGTTCTCCTgaaaaagaatttattctttATCCCCAGATAAAGAATAAATTgcttccccacccccatttccTCTGTCTCCTGGCATGTTATAACACAGCAAGAAGACCCCCACCAGAGGTGCTCCTTCATCTttaacttcccagcctccaggaccATGAACCAAAACAACTTCTTTTCTCTACAGTTTACTCAGTCTGTTGCATTTTCTTACACTAATGAAAAATGGACTAAGACCACATGGCATACAAAAAATGCCCAGAAACCAAATGAGCAGAGAGAAAATGCTCCTGAACAGgtggaaaaagagggaagactgTGACTAACTAGAATGGAAGTTTTTTTTCCTAccaccaagaaaagaagagagttgGGCCAATGATTCTATAACTCCAAGACAGACACTTGAGATCCCTTTCTAACAGACTTAGGTCACTGGCTTCTGAATGTCCATTGCTGAGGAACAGGACAGAATCAAGTGTAGCTTAAATCTCGGAATTTCACTTTGCACAGAGCGTAAATTTCAGGGGAACTTAGCATTTGGTTAGAGGTTTGGAGTTTTCCCAGTCTTTCTGTCTTGAAGCTAAAGTAAAACAAAGgcttctgttttgttctataaaaaTCTCCCCCGCAAATGGCAAGAACACTAATATAAATTCAAGCAGGTTAGCATTAGATCATGCTGGGAATATAAACCCAAACACAAAAGTGCCTTTGTTTCCCAAATCGGTACGTCTTTTAAACTCTACTGTGATTTATGCAAGGCAAGGAGGGGGAGGTTAAAATGATGCttttcaacaaatttttatttggaGTACATAGAAGgcaatgaaaatagaaggcattGTGTTGAAGGGGAAGCTTaatctcacaaaagaaaaaataaaacaattgaacTATCAAGCATATCAAATGATATATTAAAGAGACTTTAGAATTATTAAAGCCTACTTTAAGAGACATAAAACTTGCTTGACCTAGACCAAGTAATCAGACTGCTTGTTTCAAGCACTGAGTATAATGTCTCTGAAATTCCTAATCCCGTATAATACTTACCTCTCCTATGGTTAGTACACAATGTCAAGATCaatactttaaaatttgaaaaccaaCATATATCTCTTTCCGTAGTGATTAACAGGCAATATCAGGAGCATAATGTGTTGTCTGTGGTTAGCTCTGttctttgttcccttttttcctttgcttctttttttgccttttataggCTTAAATGagtagggttttttgttgttgttgttgttgtttttgagacagagtctcactatgtcatccttggtagagtgctattgtgtcacagctcacagcaacctcttgggcttaagc carries:
- the DRD1 gene encoding D(1A) dopamine receptor yields the protein MRTLNTSTMDRAGLVVKRDFSFRILTACFLSLLILSTLLGNTLVCAAVIRFRHLRSKVTNFFVISLAVSDLLVAVLVMPWKAVAEIAGFWPFGSFCNIWVAFDIMCSTASILNLCVISMDRYWAISSPFRYERKMTPKAAFILISVAWTLSVLISFIPVQLSWHKAKPTSLSDGNATSLDETIDNCDSSLSRTYAISSSVISFYIPVAIMLVTYTRIYRIAQKQIRRISALERAAVHAKNCQTTTGNGKPVECSQPESSFKMSFKRETKVLKTLSVIMGVFVCCWLPFFILNCILPFCGSGETQPFCIDSITFDVFVWFGWANSSLNPIIYAFNADFRKAFSTLLGCYRLCPTTNNAIETVSINNNGAVVFSSHHEPRGSISKECNLVYLIPHAVGSSEDLKKEEAGGIAKPLEKLSPALSVILDYDTDVSLEKIQPITQNGQHPT